In one Misgurnus anguillicaudatus chromosome 1, ASM2758022v2, whole genome shotgun sequence genomic region, the following are encoded:
- the gpr85 gene encoding probable G protein-coupled receptor 85 yields MISPPSMANYSHAGDHNILQNVSPLATFLKLTSLGFIIGVGVVGNLLISILLVKDKSLHRAPYYFLLDLCASDILRSAICFPFVFTSVKNGSAWTYGTLTCKVIAFLGVLSCFHTAFMLFCVSVTRYLAIAHHRFYTKRLTFWTCLAVICMVWTLSVAMAFPPVLDVGTYSFIREEDQCTFQHRSFRANDSLGFMLLLALILLATQLVYLKLIFFVHDRRKMKPVQFVPAVSQNWTFHGPGASGQAAANWLAGFGRGPTPPTLLGIRQNSNAAGRRRLLVLDEFKTEKRISRMFYIITFFFLSLWGPYLVACYWRVFARGPVIPGGYLTAAVWMSFAQAGVNPFICIFSNRELRRCFSTTLLYCRKSRLPREPYCVI; encoded by the coding sequence ATGATCTCTCCTCCATCTATGGCGAACTATAGCCATGCAGGGGACCACAACATCTTGCAGAATGTCTCTCCGCTTGCCACTTTCCTTAAATTGACCTCCCTGGGTTTTATCATTGGCGTCGGCGTGGTGGGAAACCTCCTGATTTCCATCCTGCTGGTCAAAGACAAGAGCCTTCATCGAGCGCCCTACTACTTCCTGTTGGACCTGTGCGCCTCTGACATACTCCGCTCGGCCATCTGCTTCCCATTCGTGTTCACCTCGGTCAAAAATGGCTCGGCCTGGACGTACGGCACGCTGACCTGCAAAGTGATCGCCTTCTTGGGCGTGCTCTCCTGTTTCCACACTGCCTTCATGCTGTTTTGCGTCAGCGTGACGCGATACCTGGCGATCGCCCACCATCGCTTTTATACCAAGCGGCTGACCTTCTGGACATGCCTGGCCGTCATATGCATGGTATGGACCCTGTCGGTAGCCATGGCGTTTCCTCCGGTGCTGGACGTGGGCACGTACTCGTTCATTCGGGAGGAGGATCAGTGCACCTTCCAACACCGGTCCTTCCGTGCCAATGACTCGTTGGGCTTCATGCTGCTCCTTGCACTTATTCTCCTGGCCACCCAGCTCGTCTACCTCAAGCTCATATTTTTCGTTCACGACCGCCGAAAGATGAAGCCCGTCCAGTTCGTGCCGGCCGTCAGCCAGAACTGGACCTTTCACGGCCCGGGGGCGAGCGGGCAGGCCGCCGCGAACTGGCTGGCCGGATTTGGCCGAGGCCCCACGCCTCCGACCCTGCTGGGAATCCGGCAGAACAGCAATGCGGCGGGCCGCAGGCGTCTGTTGGTGCTTGACGAGTTTAAGACTGAAAAGAGGATAAGCAGGATGTTCTACATCATCACCTTCTTCTTCCTGAGTCTATGGGGACCCTACCTGGTCGCCTGTTACTGGAGGGTGTTTGCCAGAGGTCCGGTGATACCGGGAGGCTACCTGACGGCAGCCGTGTGGATGAGCTTCGCTCAGGCGGGAGTCAACCCCTTCATCTGCATCTTCTCCAACCGGGAGCTCAGACGTTGCTTCAGCACCACCCTCCTCTACTGCAGAAAATCCAGGTTACCTAGGGAACCCTACTGTGTTATATGA